One Brassica napus cultivar Da-Ae chromosome C4, Da-Ae, whole genome shotgun sequence genomic region harbors:
- the LOC106402869 gene encoding protein WHAT'S THIS FACTOR 9, mitochondrial-like → MLFISRRAQTLKTLPSSSTQIRTYVDVYMKWKKDHYFDNIEHILRSPQLKSVIALKNCITSDPNSCIPISSVSKKTHQFDLSTKVTKFLRQFPSVFEEFVGPEHNLPWFRLTPEAAELDREERRVYQDSAEDLRGRLRKLILMSKDNALPLSIVQGMKWYLGLPDDYMMCLDSSFRFVDMEDGVKGLSVECSNGEKVLSFLQKNAIKNRGLLCSENRGLLCSENRGLLCSEIEFPLFPSKGCRLRVKIEDWLKEFQRLPYVSPYDDYSRLDPSSDVAEKRVVGFLHELLCLFVDHSAERKKLLCLKKWFGLPQKVHKAFERHPQIFYLSMKNKTCTAILREPYRDKASVEPHPVLAVRKKYIQLMKSSELILKSRRTSCRFSNDGVVEKDLDLDFDG, encoded by the coding sequence ATGCTCTTCATCAGCCGCCGTGCCCAAACCCTCAAAACCCTACCTTCCTCCTCCACACAGATCCGCACCTACGTCGATGTCTACATGAAATGGAAGAAAGACCACTACTTCGACAACATAGAGCACATCCTCCGTTCCCCTCAGCTCAAATCCGTCATCGCTCTCAAGAACTGCATCACCAGCGACCCCAACAGCTGCATCCCAATCTCCTCCGTCTCCAAGAAGACCCACCAGTTCGACCTATCAACCAAAGTCACAAAGTTCTTACGACAGTTTCCTAGTGTCTTCGAGGAGTTCGTTGGTCCCGAGCACAACCTCCCCTGGTTTAGATTGACGCCAGAAGCTGCTGAGCTCGACAGGGAAGAGAGACGAGTGTACCAAGACTCAGCTGAGGACTTGCGTGGTAGGTTGAGGAAGCTGATTCTGATGAGTAAAGACAATGCCTTGCCTTTGAGTATTGTTCAAGGGATGAAATGGTATCTTGGTTTGCCTGATGATTACATGATGTGTCTTGATTCTTCGTTTAGGTTTGTTGATATGGAAGACGGAGTTAAGGGTTTATCCGTGGAGTGTAGTAACGGAGAAAAGGTTCTGTCTTTTTTACAGAAGAACGCAATCAAGAACAGAGGACTACTCTGTTCTGAGAACAGAGGACTACTCTGTTCTGAGAACAGAGGACTACTCTGTTCTGAGATTGAGTTTCCTCTGTTTCCGTCAAAAGGTTGTAGATTGAGAGTCAAGATCGAAGATTGGCTAAAAGAGTTTCAACGGCTTCCTTACGTATCACCGTACGATGATTACTCTCGTTTGGATCCGAGCAGTGACGTTGCTGAGAAGAGAGTCGTTGGGTTTCTTCATGAGCTGCTCTGCCTCTTCGTCGATCATTCCGCAGAGAGGAAGAAGCTTTTGTGCCTCAAGAAGTGGTTTGGGTTGCCTCAGAAGGTTCACAAGGCCTTTGAGAGGCATCCGCAGATCTTTTACTTGTCTATGAAGAACAAGACTTGTACAGCTATTCTCAGAGAGCCTTATAGAGACAAAGCTAGCGTGGAGCCGCATCCCGTGTTGGCTGTGAGGAAGAAGTATATTCAGTTGATGAAGAGTTCGGAGTTGATTCTCAAGAGTAGAAGGACTAGTTGCAGGTTTTCAAATGATGGTGTTGTAGAGAAAgatttggatttggattttgatggCTAA
- the LOC106402868 gene encoding amino acid transporter AVT1C-like, protein MNHVPSDQSFYIESEDEDDRKDYAEEEEDGHSHSDSSDANDEHHTQNKPNSYTTAWPQSYRQSIDLYSSVPSPSIGFLGNNSMTRFGSSFLSSSLIRRHTPESLPVVTKPLLEAEEQAPPPPKHRLSSHGLLPPVPSRRSSMRKEERVSHEVPMSRNSSYGQAVMNGLNVLCGVGILSTPYAAKEGGWLGLGILFIYGLLSFYTGILLRYCLDSESDLETYPDIGQAAFGTTGRIFVSIVLYLELYACCVEYIILESDNLSSLYPNAALSIGGFELDARHLFALLTTIAVLPTVWLRDLSLLSYISAGGVIASVLVVLSLFWIGLVDDVGIHSKGTTLNLSTLPVAIGLYGYCYSGHAVFPNIYTSMANPNQYPSALLTCFTICTLMYAGVAFMGYTMFGEATESQFTLNLPQDLVATKIAVWTTVVNPFTKYALTLSPVALSLEELIPSRHNKSHWYAIAIRTALVFSTLLVGLAIPFFGLVMSLIGSLLTMLVTLILPPACFLSIVRRKVTRTQMMLCVLIIVVGAISSVIGSYSALSQIIEKLSS, encoded by the exons ATGAATCACGTACCTTCTGATCAGAGCTTTTACATTGAAAGCGAGGATGAAGACGACAGGAAAGATTacgcagaagaagaagaagatggtcacAGCCATTCTGATTCCTCTGATGCTAATGATGAACATCACACGCAGAATAAGCCTAACTCATACACTACGGCTTGGCCACAGAGTTACAG GCAGTCCATTGATCTTTACAGTAGTGTACCGTCTCCAAGTATCGGTTTTCTTGGGAACAACTCGATGACGAGATTCGGAAGCTCTTTCTTGTCTTCTTCCCTGATAAGAAGACACACTCCTGAATCTCTACCTGTTGTTACAAAGCCTCTGCTCGAAGCAGAAGAACaagcaccaccaccacctaAACACAGGCTTAGCTCTCATGGCTTGCTCCCTCCTGTTCCTTCTAGGAGAAGTTCCATGCGAAAGGAAGAGAGAGTGTCTCATGAAGTTCCCATGTCACGCAATAGCTCATATGGACAAGCTGTTATGAATG GATTGAATGTTCTATGTGGAGTTGGGATACTCTCAACGCCTTATGCTGCTAAAGAAGGAGGATGGTTAGGATTAGGGATACTGTTTATATatggtcttctttctttctacaCTGGAATCCTCCTGCGTTATTGCCTTGACAGTGAGTCTGACCTTGAGACATATCCTGATATTGGCCAAGCTGCGTTTGGTACCACTGGTCGTATCTTTGTCTCG ATAGTACTCTACTTGGAGCTATAT GCGTGTTGTGTGGAATATATAATATTGGAGAGTGATAATTTGTCTTCATTATATCCAAATGCTGCTTTGAGTATTGGAGGATTTGAGTTAGATGCCCGCCATCTATTTGCATTGCTGACCACTATAGCTGTTCTCCCCACCGTTTGGCTCAGAGATCTCAGCTTACTAAGTTATATCTCAG CTGGAGGGGTGATTGCATCGGTGCTAGTGGttttaagtttgttttggaTCGGTTTGGTAGATGACGTTGGAATCCACAGCAAAGGAACTACACTGAACTTGTCAACTTTACCTGTAGCTATAGGGCTCTATGGTTACTGCTACTCAGGACATGCTGTTTTCCCCAATATTTATACTTCTATGGCCAATCCAAATCAATACCCTTCTGCTCTCTTGACATG CTTTACTATTTGTACTCTGATGTATGCTGGTGTTGCTTTTATGGGTTATACAATGTTTGGAGAAGCAACAGAATCACAGTTTACTCTCAACTTGCCTCAAGATTTGGTTGCAACTAAGATAGCTGTGTGGACTACG GTGGTCAATCCATTTACTAA ATATGCTTTGACCTTATCTCCAGTAGCACTGAGTCTGGAGGAACTGATACCATCAAGGCATAACAAGTCACATTGGTACGCCATTGCCATTAGAACCGCATTGGTCTTCTCTACTCTTCTTGTTGGTCTTGCAATACCTTTCTTTG GTCTTGTCATGTCATTGATTGGATCATTGTTGACAATGCTTGTC ACGCTAATACTTCCACCGGCTTGTTTCTTGAGCATAGTACGGAGAAAAGTTACCAGGACACAG atGATGCTATGTGTCTTAATCATCGTAGTAGGAGCAATATCTTCTGTCATTGGCTCATATTCAGCTCTCTCTCAGATCATTGAGAAACTAAGCAGCTGA